Sequence from the Fictibacillus arsenicus genome:
ACCTGTCATTGATCAAGTGTTATACATAACCTCACACCGAAACAGAGGGGCTGCATTCGGTATTCTGCAAGATCAGCGCTACTTTTTTATTATCATAACAATTATTGTAGTTGGTGCTGTCATCTATTATTTACAGAAGCATGCCACTGACAGATTGCTTAAAACGGCACTGGCACTCGTTCTTGGAGGCGCATTAGGAAACTTTATCGATCGTCTTCTTCGCGGAGAAGTAGTTGATTTTGTTGATGTATATATCGGAAGCTATGATTTCCCTATCTTTAATGTCGCAGACAGTGCCCTAGTAATCGGTGTAGGTTTGATTTTTATCCAAAGTTTTATGGAAAGCAAACAGAAGGAGACAGAAAATGAGTAAATTTGAATATACGGTAACCCCTGAACAAGAAGGGAACCGTATTGATAAAGTTTTGTCTGATGTCCAAAATGAATGGTCACGGTCACAGATTCAAAACTGGATTAAAGATAAAATTGTATTACTGAACGAAAAACCTGTTAAGTCAAATTATAAATGTGTATCAGGTGATACCGTTGAAATCGAAATACCTGAACCTCAGGAACTGGATGTTGTTCCAGAAGAAATGGATCTTGATATTGTTTATGAAGACTCGGATGTCCTTGTTGTGAATAAACCAAGAGGGATGGTAGTGCACCCTGCGCCAGGACACTATAACGGTACACTTGTTAATGGTCTGATGGCACATTGCAAAGATTTATCTGGAATTAATGGTGTTCTGCGACCTGGTATTGTACATCGTATCGATAAGGATACATCGGGATTATTAATGGTAGCAAAAAATGATATGGCACACGAATCACTCGTAAGCCAGCTCAAGGACAAAACAACAACTAGAATTTACAAAGCGATCGTTCACGGCGTTATGCCTCATGATCAAGGAACGATTGATGCTC
This genomic interval carries:
- the lspA gene encoding signal peptidase II, whose protein sequence is MFYYLLALLMFAADQATKWMIVKKMDLGQSIPVIDQVLYITSHRNRGAAFGILQDQRYFFIIITIIVVGAVIYYLQKHATDRLLKTALALVLGGALGNFIDRLLRGEVVDFVDVYIGSYDFPIFNVADSALVIGVGLIFIQSFMESKQKETENE
- a CDS encoding RluA family pseudouridine synthase, which gives rise to MSKFEYTVTPEQEGNRIDKVLSDVQNEWSRSQIQNWIKDKIVLLNEKPVKSNYKCVSGDTVEIEIPEPQELDVVPEEMDLDIVYEDSDVLVVNKPRGMVVHPAPGHYNGTLVNGLMAHCKDLSGINGVLRPGIVHRIDKDTSGLLMVAKNDMAHESLVSQLKDKTTTRIYKAIVHGVMPHDQGTIDAPIGRDKSDRQKMTVTDDNSRNAVTHFNVIKRFTNYTFVECQLETGRTHQIRVHMKYIGFPLAGDPKYGPSKTLPIEGQALHAQTLGFNHPRTGEYMEFEREIPSEMSELLDLLEKRS